One window of the Runella slithyformis DSM 19594 genome contains the following:
- a CDS encoding T9SS type A sorting domain-containing protein — protein MSHITTKKRWLRRAFPETARIICVLFLLCQKLTEAYSTTYYVATNGNDSNAGTKDLPFASIGKGASIAKAGDVVIIKSGTYKPTTRIQPANSGTQNAPITFMAEVNNEVIIDGSNAASPTATDRLGLFTILGTTTVTQNWIVVDGIRIISSAFAGFHARYATNITIKNCSTFNTGASGIVAANSSSIKVLNNKVQKACQAASASLGTNECITIASVAQFEVAYNSVSDRTVDLNNGGEGIDAKNECKDGSIHHNTVFDLVRQGIYVDAYQRNINNIDVYANRVYKCGAGIGVAIEEGGTLTGVKIHDNIVFDIPRAGIQVRGYLVNGPMKDVFVYQNTVVRTGNLQGITYENAGILIDADHPNNSNMVVRNNIVAECAIQIKTKTFSFLTVDNNLLFGTSSTPKPTNPSVLYGNPGTNAILENPLFENTANADFRLKANSPAIDKAVGTPLSTMDCNDFSRPAQGDLGAVEYQKIEIVLSAENPQEKNKDLILYPNPSKGIVTMSLYAEAGKTFLIDVLDSQGRTVQNTNYVSSNTGQNVVNLPTERLENGTYIIHIISKDGDRISKKLMVQQ, from the coding sequence TTGTCACATATAACTACCAAGAAGCGGTGGCTACGGCGTGCCTTCCCCGAAACGGCACGAATAATTTGTGTACTGTTTTTACTATGTCAAAAATTAACAGAAGCTTATTCAACTACGTATTACGTAGCCACCAATGGCAATGACAGCAACGCCGGCACCAAAGATTTGCCCTTTGCTTCAATCGGCAAAGGAGCCTCTATCGCCAAAGCAGGAGATGTGGTGATAATCAAATCGGGAACGTATAAACCCACAACCCGAATTCAACCCGCCAATTCGGGCACTCAAAATGCGCCCATTACTTTTATGGCCGAAGTGAACAACGAAGTCATTATTGATGGCAGCAATGCGGCAAGTCCAACGGCTACGGATCGGCTTGGTTTGTTTACGATTTTAGGTACAACCACCGTCACCCAAAATTGGATTGTCGTTGACGGAATACGCATCATCAGCTCCGCCTTTGCGGGGTTTCATGCCCGATATGCAACTAATATTACCATTAAAAATTGTAGTACATTCAATACCGGCGCTTCGGGAATCGTGGCCGCTAACTCATCGAGTATTAAGGTTTTAAACAATAAAGTTCAGAAAGCCTGTCAAGCTGCCTCGGCTTCGCTGGGCACGAATGAGTGTATTACGATAGCATCGGTGGCTCAATTTGAAGTGGCCTATAATTCAGTCTCCGACCGTACAGTTGACTTAAATAATGGTGGCGAGGGCATTGATGCCAAAAATGAATGTAAAGACGGCAGCATTCACCACAATACGGTATTTGATCTGGTACGGCAGGGGATTTACGTGGATGCTTATCAAAGAAATATAAATAATATTGATGTTTACGCCAATCGGGTTTATAAATGCGGGGCAGGAATTGGGGTAGCCATTGAGGAAGGAGGCACGCTGACGGGCGTAAAAATTCACGATAACATCGTCTTCGATATTCCGAGGGCCGGCATCCAAGTGCGTGGTTATTTGGTCAATGGACCCATGAAAGATGTATTTGTCTATCAAAACACGGTGGTTCGGACGGGTAATCTTCAAGGCATTACTTACGAAAACGCCGGTATATTGATAGATGCCGACCATCCGAATAACAGCAATATGGTGGTTAGAAATAACATCGTTGCTGAATGTGCCATTCAAATCAAAACCAAAACATTTTCCTTTCTGACGGTGGATAATAACTTACTCTTTGGCACATCTTCCACCCCAAAACCCACCAACCCCAGCGTATTATACGGCAATCCGGGCACCAACGCCATTTTGGAAAACCCCCTTTTTGAAAATACAGCCAATGCCGATTTCAGGCTAAAAGCAAATTCCCCGGCCATTGACAAAGCCGTTGGGACACCGCTTTCAACGATGGATTGCAATGATTTCTCACGCCCGGCACAAGGAGACTTAGGAGCAGTCGAATACCAAAAAATCGAGATTGTTTTAAGTGCCGAAAATCCACAGGAAAAAAACAAAGACTTGATTCTTTACCCAAATCCGTCCAAGGGTATAGTAACTATGAGTTTGTACGCAGAAGCAGGAAAAACATTCCTGATTGATGTTTTGGATTCGCAGGGGCGTACTGTACAAAATACAAATTATGTTTCTTCCAACACAGGTCAAAATGTGGTCAATTTACCGACTGAACGGCTTGAAAATGGGACATATATTATACACATCATTAGTAAAGACGGAGATAGAATTTCTAAAAAATTAATGGTTCAGCAATAA
- a CDS encoding SDR family oxidoreductase produces the protein MSYLQNKVVFITGASSGIGKATALMLLEAGAKVFDFSRTHQLSDEVSHENLRSFKGDVSVEAEVIAGFAACIEAFGTVDALLNNAGMGVLTTDLSTTDLDTFEQMMNVNVRGVFLCNREALKIMKANKAGHILTVISMAGQRTNPNAPVYCASKFGARGLNSGLADQTLKLGIKVTDINPGPTDSNYWGDRQVPREKFLKPEDVARVIVFVLNQPEYVLIREINFDNMKFLA, from the coding sequence ATGTCTTATTTACAAAACAAAGTAGTGTTCATTACGGGCGCATCGAGCGGAATCGGTAAAGCCACGGCGCTGATGCTGTTGGAAGCAGGTGCCAAGGTGTTTGATTTCAGTCGTACGCACCAATTGTCCGATGAAGTTTCGCACGAAAATCTTCGCTCTTTCAAAGGTGATGTCAGCGTGGAAGCGGAGGTGATTGCGGGCTTTGCGGCCTGTATCGAAGCCTTCGGCACCGTCGATGCCCTGCTCAACAATGCCGGTATGGGTGTTTTGACCACCGATCTTTCCACCACCGATCTTGATACGTTTGAACAAATGATGAACGTGAACGTTCGGGGCGTATTTCTCTGCAACCGCGAAGCCTTAAAAATCATGAAAGCCAACAAAGCGGGCCATATCCTGACGGTGATTTCGATGGCGGGCCAACGCACCAATCCAAACGCTCCGGTGTATTGCGCGTCCAAATTCGGAGCTCGGGGACTGAACAGCGGCCTCGCCGACCAAACCTTAAAACTCGGCATCAAAGTAACCGACATCAACCCCGGCCCAACCGACAGCAATTATTGGGGCGACCGTCAGGTGCCGCGCGAAAAATTCCTGAAACCGGAAGACGTGGCGCGGGTCATTGTATTTGTATTGAATCAGCCGGAATACGTCCTGATTCGGGAAATCAATTTTGATAACATGAAATTTTTAGCGTAA
- a CDS encoding heparinase II/III domain-containing protein — translation MPVFLNDTEKALIINGINEKDSLLSTFYQALQERVYERVAWGHLLGPNATTIWWHSAAEYLSDAAMSYALHPTPELAQWLKMETLIIVRKSVYEWVGPEFRDHSEPYTGHLETAHLCWGVSTVYDLAKDAFSASEQQEIRAALQKKGITLCRRWIQKNNHLANWRSILVSGALVSSVVLEDEETLKELLPELELCQQALQDDGSYGESLQYGNYLLLALTFAKEAILRKYPQYVKANSFVTRHSSFVIPKSSIHWFATSMFYAKPLPGWGEEPRARAANFNDSAAIFRPSGDVLLHIAARSENETERGLAKWLFNNYYASSPTQGPHDLATLGMRNDWGFLTLPLLTYPSKSISPEEANLPLTASFSNGNAFMRDAWAGKTIIAINGGSEPLNGLGHLHGDLNSFILVHNNERLLADPGHSCYRNLIHGLESSSQTHNTCTFLIDKESLGLQEDLAKASLLEQKSVYPRRLITPSLQERGTGGEVIRGDKRLICAYDDVVSVVGAEVGKAYGPPIQEFSRFWVLAGSHVLFIIDRITADEPVTTLWNWVVNNRDNKTVWQKENNGLTVKKNDAGMKIFHGGNGTWSFPVYGFLHDAYHPEPNQLGEGHSGDSLLFRFTEKDKSKTRTVVHAIALDAPDSLEQWQLERHKNRYTLKSDTRKWTLQLNDETASSFSMISGHGRQWDVDKKGEIFQLKRSI, via the coding sequence ATGCCTGTTTTTTTAAATGATACCGAAAAAGCGTTGATCATCAACGGGATCAATGAAAAAGATTCACTGCTTTCCACTTTTTATCAGGCTTTGCAGGAACGGGTATACGAAAGGGTAGCGTGGGGCCATTTATTGGGCCCCAACGCCACCACGATTTGGTGGCATTCGGCGGCGGAATACCTTTCGGATGCAGCCATGAGTTACGCCCTCCACCCCACACCCGAGTTGGCGCAATGGCTGAAAATGGAAACACTCATCATCGTCCGAAAATCGGTGTATGAATGGGTTGGGCCCGAATTTCGCGACCATTCCGAGCCGTATACGGGGCATTTGGAAACTGCTCACCTGTGCTGGGGTGTTTCGACAGTGTACGATTTGGCAAAAGACGCTTTTTCAGCATCTGAACAGCAGGAAATCAGAGCGGCTTTACAGAAAAAAGGTATCACTTTGTGCCGTCGCTGGATTCAAAAAAACAATCATTTGGCCAATTGGCGCAGCATTTTAGTCAGCGGTGCACTGGTTTCGTCCGTTGTGTTGGAAGACGAAGAAACGCTGAAAGAGTTATTGCCCGAGCTCGAACTTTGCCAACAGGCTTTACAGGACGATGGCTCCTACGGCGAATCGTTGCAATATGGGAATTACCTGTTGTTAGCGCTAACCTTCGCCAAAGAAGCCATACTACGAAAATACCCACAATACGTAAAAGCAAATTCATTCGTCACTCGTCATTCATCATTCGTCATTCCAAAATCTTCCATTCATTGGTTTGCCACGAGCATGTTCTACGCCAAACCCCTTCCCGGTTGGGGAGAGGAACCCCGCGCCCGAGCCGCCAATTTCAACGACAGTGCGGCCATATTCCGACCTTCGGGCGATGTTTTACTGCACATTGCGGCTAGAAGTGAAAATGAAACTGAAAGAGGATTGGCAAAGTGGCTTTTTAACAACTACTATGCCTCCTCTCCTACCCAAGGCCCGCACGATCTGGCCACGTTGGGAATGCGAAACGACTGGGGATTTTTGACATTGCCCTTATTGACCTATCCTTCTAAAAGCATTTCGCCTGAAGAAGCCAATTTGCCTTTAACCGCTTCCTTCTCAAACGGAAACGCCTTTATGCGTGACGCCTGGGCGGGGAAAACCATCATCGCTATCAACGGAGGCAGCGAGCCGCTCAACGGATTGGGACATTTGCACGGCGACCTGAACAGTTTTATTCTGGTTCATAATAACGAACGGCTTTTGGCCGACCCGGGGCACAGTTGTTACCGAAACCTGATCCACGGACTGGAAAGCAGTTCTCAGACCCACAACACCTGCACTTTCCTCATTGATAAAGAATCCCTGGGTTTGCAGGAAGATTTGGCTAAGGCTTCTTTGTTGGAACAAAAAAGTGTATACCCCCGCCGACTCATCACCCCCTCTCTACAGGAGAGGGGGACGGGGGGTGAGGTTATCCGGGGTGACAAACGCCTGATCTGTGCTTATGACGATGTGGTTTCGGTCGTTGGGGCGGAAGTGGGCAAGGCATACGGGCCGCCCATTCAGGAATTTTCCCGTTTTTGGGTGTTGGCCGGCAGCCACGTTTTGTTCATCATTGACCGAATAACCGCCGATGAGCCCGTCACCACACTTTGGAATTGGGTGGTGAATAATCGAGACAATAAGACCGTTTGGCAAAAAGAAAATAATGGTTTGACGGTAAAGAAAAATGACGCCGGCATGAAGATCTTTCACGGCGGAAACGGCACATGGTCCTTTCCGGTCTACGGCTTTCTCCACGATGCCTACCACCCTGAACCGAATCAATTGGGCGAAGGTCATTCGGGCGACAGCCTATTGTTTCGATTTACCGAAAAGGATAAAAGCAAAACGCGTACGGTCGTTCACGCCATTGCGTTGGATGCGCCCGATTCGTTGGAACAATGGCAGTTGGAAAGACATAAGAACCGCTATACCCTGAAAAGTGATACCCGAAAATGGACGTTGCAATTAAATGATGAAACAGCGAGTTCCTTTTCCATGATCTCGGGACACGGCCGACAGTGGGATGTAGATAAGAAGGGCGAAATTTTTCAATTAAAAAGAAGCATTTAG
- a CDS encoding RraA family protein, giving the protein MNTNGHTQKSPFPIPVAEMRERYLNLYTGAVNDVLRFNYQMHATSLPSCFAPLREKMKLAGLAFTVKGGPDITTEGEFEMRAEMLEALYEDSIVVWDCTGDTVTSQWGEVMTMAAMKIGCRGAVINGIRDTQAILDLGFPVFHQFKSNTGMLGRFRMYHYLKPILMGEVIVKPGDWVFGDIDGVISIPQHIAYDVLLATEKLMFKEDEIREMVESGMKPTDVVKNGGYF; this is encoded by the coding sequence ATGAACACGAACGGACATACCCAAAAAAGCCCCTTCCCCATTCCGGTGGCTGAAATGCGGGAGCGCTATCTGAATCTGTACACCGGAGCGGTCAATGACGTGCTTCGATTCAATTACCAAATGCACGCCACGAGTTTGCCGTCGTGTTTTGCCCCTTTGCGCGAAAAAATGAAGTTGGCCGGTTTGGCTTTTACCGTCAAAGGCGGTCCCGATATCACGACCGAGGGCGAGTTTGAGATGCGCGCCGAAATGCTCGAAGCGCTGTACGAAGACTCGATTGTGGTGTGGGATTGCACCGGCGATACCGTCACCTCCCAGTGGGGGGAAGTGATGACGATGGCGGCCATGAAAATCGGATGCCGCGGAGCCGTGATCAACGGCATCCGTGATACACAGGCCATTCTGGACTTAGGCTTCCCGGTTTTTCATCAATTCAAGTCCAACACCGGCATGTTGGGGCGGTTCAGAATGTACCACTACCTTAAACCCATTTTGATGGGGGAAGTGATCGTCAAGCCCGGCGATTGGGTATTTGGGGACATAGACGGAGTCATTTCCATTCCGCAACACATCGCCTACGATGTATTGCTTGCTACTGAAAAACTCATGTTTAAAGAAGATGAGATCCGGGAAATGGTGGAAAGCGGCATGAAACCCACGGACGTAGTCAAAAACGGAGGATATTTTTAG
- a CDS encoding sodium:solute symporter family protein, which yields MNKLQTLDYVAILLYMVMVSGIGLYLGRFVKNINDYFKGGNSVSWVANGISNFMTMFSTSIFVAYAGIAYTHGLVALTVIWCSVPPSVFAALVLAKRWQRAGIMSPVEFLETRFNAPVRQMLSWGGVGFKVLDEMIKLYAIGLFVATATQIPLETAILSCGIVVLLYTVAGGLWAVVVTDVVQCIILGLATIILLPLSLQAAGGFSNLSVQLPEHMTFTNGPKGQPIYLMVYYIMVLIKFCGNWAFMQRFYSAETESDARKTGWLSAALFLVFPIIFLLPAIAARVVIPELKDPEMAYVSICLKLLPQGLMGLMISAMFAATMSTLSAEYNVTASVITSDIYKRLFNPHATSKQLLLMGRVSTIALGLMVTGGALFVGGFGGAFEANKLFTGLFAIPMVIPLVFGILMRKPNPTGAIGAVVGGVVVGLVLNGFSGLSWEIATLIEMVVCFLIFWLSGLITNKDQAYNQGVAAFFAKLEIPISKVKKATVNSMQPILQRLYGVALAGTGLLFVVIGIPSVGVYSGKMAMTAGLLCLITSFFLFKKKKKEPTQKQVGQVH from the coding sequence ATGAATAAATTACAAACCCTTGATTACGTAGCCATCTTACTTTACATGGTCATGGTGTCCGGGATTGGTCTGTATCTCGGCCGATTCGTCAAAAACATCAACGATTATTTTAAAGGCGGCAATTCGGTTTCGTGGGTAGCCAACGGCATCAGCAATTTTATGACCATGTTCAGTACATCCATTTTTGTGGCGTATGCGGGCATTGCCTACACGCATGGCTTAGTGGCGTTGACCGTGATTTGGTGCTCGGTTCCGCCTTCGGTTTTTGCGGCACTGGTGTTGGCTAAACGCTGGCAACGGGCAGGCATCATGAGTCCGGTGGAGTTTTTGGAAACCCGATTCAACGCCCCCGTTCGACAAATGCTTTCGTGGGGTGGGGTGGGTTTTAAGGTGTTGGACGAGATGATCAAACTCTACGCCATCGGGCTTTTTGTGGCAACGGCCACCCAAATCCCACTCGAAACGGCCATTCTTTCCTGCGGTATCGTGGTTTTGCTCTATACCGTGGCGGGTGGTTTGTGGGCAGTGGTCGTGACCGATGTGGTGCAGTGCATCATTTTAGGATTAGCAACGATTATTTTATTGCCGCTATCGTTGCAGGCGGCGGGGGGCTTTTCCAATCTAAGTGTACAACTGCCCGAACACATGACCTTTACCAACGGCCCCAAAGGCCAACCCATCTATTTGATGGTGTATTACATCATGGTTTTGATAAAATTTTGCGGCAATTGGGCCTTTATGCAGCGGTTTTACAGCGCCGAAACGGAATCCGATGCGCGCAAAACGGGCTGGTTGTCGGCGGCTTTGTTTTTGGTCTTTCCCATCATCTTTTTATTGCCCGCCATTGCCGCTCGGGTGGTTATCCCCGAATTAAAGGACCCTGAAATGGCGTACGTGAGCATTTGCTTAAAGCTATTGCCTCAGGGATTGATGGGATTGATGATCTCGGCCATGTTTGCCGCTACAATGTCCACGCTAAGTGCCGAATACAACGTAACCGCCAGCGTGATTACGAGCGATATTTACAAACGACTCTTCAACCCTCATGCCACCTCCAAACAACTCCTGTTGATGGGCAGAGTTTCGACCATTGCCCTGGGATTGATGGTGACCGGCGGGGCCCTCTTTGTCGGTGGATTTGGCGGAGCTTTTGAAGCCAACAAACTATTTACCGGACTTTTTGCCATTCCGATGGTGATTCCGTTGGTGTTTGGAATCCTGATGCGTAAGCCCAACCCCACCGGGGCCATCGGTGCCGTAGTAGGCGGTGTAGTTGTGGGCCTGGTTTTGAATGGTTTTTCAGGGTTATCGTGGGAAATAGCCACATTGATCGAAATGGTCGTTTGTTTCCTAATATTCTGGCTATCAGGACTTATTACAAATAAAGACCAAGCCTACAACCAAGGGGTAGCGGCTTTTTTTGCTAAATTGGAAATACCCATTTCAAAGGTAAAAAAGGCAACTGTAAATTCAATGCAACCAATTCTGCAACGGTTATACGGCGTGGCGTTAGCCGGTACCGGCCTACTGTTTGTGGTCATCGGTATTCCTTCCGTGGGCGTTTACAGCGGAAAAATGGCCATGACAGCGGGTTTGCTCTGCTTGATTACGTCCTTCTTTTTGTTTAAAAAGAAGAAGAAAGAACCTACTCAAAAGCAGGTAGGGCAAGTTCATTAA
- a CDS encoding GH39 family glycosyl hydrolase, with translation MKIDLLFFLALLLFRISNPKSGASGFEIPNSAPPAHAQSNWKEIGQLKTRDAKDIKGSTWSIGGETLDRDYTDYQSYKTYLGPLGAKRIRLQGGWSKCEKVKGVYDFAWLDAIIPDAAARGVAPWVELSYGNPIYEGGGEAKLAGHIPTSKEGLEAWDNWVRAMVTRYKNQVPQWEIWNEPDLNPKHTGKQIAEFYVRTARIVKSIQPEAKLIALGMASITRLDFTRDFMEYLEQNNALDLIDILTFHGYRHNPDTSYPHIERLRSIVWSYKPEVVFMQGENGAPSQKKGTTVGAMTDQDWSELTQAKWDLRRMLGDHGRGIATNLFTISDIHYAAGDHMVGINSKGLLKTNPDKTIERPKLSYKAAQHVFSLFDDQIELTKNKPTTDQSTVYSFQYLHKQNKGSLITLWSGEAHPAETYEPKLTTVTVEGNFKNPVFVDLISGKVYEIPKDKFKKVGKQFIFNEITVPDYPVLIAEKSVLNF, from the coding sequence ATGAAGATAGACTTATTGTTTTTTCTTGCTCTCTTGCTATTTCGGATTTCAAATCCGAAATCAGGGGCTTCGGGATTTGAAATCCCGAACAGCGCCCCGCCCGCCCATGCTCAATCAAATTGGAAGGAAATCGGCCAACTGAAAACCCGTGATGCCAAAGACATCAAAGGCAGCACGTGGAGTATCGGAGGGGAAACCCTGGACAGAGATTACACGGATTATCAGTCCTACAAAACCTATTTGGGGCCGTTGGGAGCCAAGCGCATTCGCTTGCAGGGTGGCTGGTCAAAGTGCGAAAAAGTCAAAGGGGTGTATGATTTTGCCTGGCTGGATGCCATCATTCCCGATGCAGCGGCGCGCGGTGTGGCGCCATGGGTAGAGTTATCCTACGGCAATCCCATTTACGAAGGTGGCGGCGAAGCCAAATTGGCCGGACACATTCCTACCTCAAAAGAAGGATTGGAAGCATGGGATAATTGGGTACGGGCGATGGTGACAAGATACAAAAACCAAGTGCCGCAATGGGAAATTTGGAACGAGCCCGACCTGAATCCCAAACATACAGGCAAACAAATTGCAGAGTTTTACGTCCGCACCGCCCGCATCGTGAAAAGCATTCAGCCCGAGGCCAAACTCATTGCGTTGGGCATGGCGAGTATTACCCGACTCGATTTTACGCGGGATTTTATGGAATACCTCGAACAAAACAATGCGTTGGATCTAATTGATATTTTGACCTTTCACGGCTATCGCCACAACCCTGACACCTCGTATCCGCACATCGAACGGTTGCGCTCCATCGTGTGGAGTTACAAACCGGAAGTAGTTTTTATGCAGGGCGAAAATGGTGCGCCTTCCCAGAAAAAAGGCACCACGGTAGGCGCAATGACCGATCAGGATTGGTCAGAACTCACCCAAGCCAAGTGGGATTTACGCCGAATGTTGGGCGACCACGGGCGCGGCATTGCCACCAACCTGTTCACCATCAGCGATATTCACTACGCCGCAGGCGATCACATGGTGGGCATCAACTCCAAAGGTTTACTGAAAACCAACCCGGATAAAACCATCGAACGGCCCAAGCTGAGTTACAAGGCAGCCCAACACGTTTTCTCGTTGTTTGATGACCAAATCGAACTGACAAAAAACAAGCCAACCACCGATCAATCAACCGTTTACAGCTTTCAGTACCTACACAAACAAAACAAAGGAAGTCTGATCACGCTTTGGAGCGGCGAGGCACACCCGGCAGAAACCTACGAACCCAAATTGACCACGGTTACGGTGGAAGGCAATTTTAAAAATCCTGTTTTTGTGGATTTGATTTCGGGAAAAGTGTATGAAATCCCAAAAGACAAATTCAAAAAAGTGGGCAAACAGTTTATTTTTAATGAAATAACGGTGCCGGATTATCCCGTTTTGATTGCCGAAAAATCTGTTTTGAATTTCTGA
- a CDS encoding glycoside hydrolase family 88 protein, whose translation MNVTRRQMLTATTLLAASTAFGHSEREESYAYVLANVKAGKTSLPDDKYLPFDWAFSEISAGNEGIKLSWNQPFPPKNRFASLRITSATDVREILVLEVKTAKTGKKIADWDLRFAALLQPFELQIPQEDLQAIFDEGIILKMVKGTKPFWFFTNNHSEKTAPKAYLPHLLIYEKGTNKDAESSDRWKERLLSLESLQTFGWQQGIVWDGLLEMSKKSARAKTVLEQQLALYFANNSLVYCNLNNIKTVETIHTVESILPFAILAQTNPTHPLLKTAIAFCEAHANAEGVIADGKGTDRMLKTEECYTVSYPLAVLAKTLNRPDLARLAIKTLQSRISILEKGTGIYQRGTEQGELFFENWSRGVAWYLLGLAKTLVHLPESEEKKSLRISFQKAVDKVLPYQQSNGLWFAFFHRPETGLETSGTAGIGAALTYGYQNGLLNRNSKKATEKAQSGLLPYLTPDGYLTGTAQVNKGGDALQQNGFRVISPYTLGFSAHFVTT comes from the coding sequence ATGAACGTAACCCGTCGTCAAATGCTTACTGCCACTACGCTTCTTGCTGCCTCTACGGCCTTTGGTCATTCAGAGCGTGAGGAGAGTTATGCGTACGTTTTAGCAAACGTCAAGGCGGGAAAAACTTCGTTGCCCGATGATAAATACCTGCCTTTCGATTGGGCATTTTCTGAAATTTCTGCCGGGAATGAAGGCATAAAACTGTCTTGGAATCAGCCGTTTCCTCCTAAAAATCGGTTTGCTTCTTTACGTATCACGAGTGCAACGGACGTACGGGAAATCTTGGTTTTGGAAGTAAAAACCGCGAAAACGGGCAAAAAAATAGCTGATTGGGATCTGCGATTTGCGGCGTTGTTGCAGCCTTTTGAGTTGCAAATTCCCCAAGAAGATTTACAAGCCATTTTTGACGAAGGTATTATTCTGAAAATGGTAAAAGGTACCAAACCTTTTTGGTTTTTTACCAACAATCATTCCGAGAAAACCGCCCCGAAAGCCTATTTACCTCACTTATTGATTTACGAAAAAGGAACAAATAAAGACGCCGAATCGTCGGACCGCTGGAAAGAGCGTTTACTGTCGCTCGAATCGTTGCAAACGTTTGGTTGGCAGCAAGGAATTGTCTGGGACGGTTTGCTGGAAATGAGCAAAAAGTCAGCACGGGCAAAAACGGTTCTGGAGCAGCAATTGGCGTTGTATTTTGCGAATAATAGCTTGGTATACTGCAATTTAAACAATATCAAAACGGTCGAAACAATCCATACGGTCGAGTCCATTTTACCCTTTGCGATTTTAGCCCAAACCAATCCAACGCACCCGCTTTTAAAAACAGCCATTGCTTTTTGTGAAGCCCACGCCAATGCAGAAGGCGTCATTGCCGATGGAAAGGGTACTGATCGAATGCTGAAAACCGAAGAATGCTACACGGTAAGTTATCCGTTGGCGGTATTGGCAAAAACCTTGAACCGTCCCGATTTGGCCCGATTAGCCATCAAAACGTTACAATCACGAATTTCTATTCTGGAAAAAGGCACCGGCATTTATCAACGCGGTACGGAGCAGGGCGAACTTTTCTTTGAAAATTGGAGTCGCGGTGTGGCTTGGTATTTATTGGGATTGGCCAAAACCTTGGTGCATTTACCGGAAAGTGAAGAGAAAAAATCGCTTCGTATTTCTTTCCAAAAAGCCGTTGACAAAGTGCTCCCCTACCAACAATCCAACGGGCTTTGGTTTGCCTTTTTTCACCGACCCGAAACAGGCTTGGAAACCTCCGGCACGGCAGGCATTGGGGCGGCTTTGACCTATGGATACCAAAACGGTTTGCTCAATAGAAATTCAAAAAAAGCAACTGAAAAGGCTCAAAGCGGGCTTTTGCCTTACCTCACACCCGATGGCTATTTAACGGGAACTGCCCAGGTAAACAAAGGCGGTGATGCCCTGCAACAAAATGGATTTCGCGTTATTTCACCTTATACTTTAGGCTTTTCAGCCCATTTTGTAACCACATAG
- a CDS encoding VOC family protein codes for MNQTITQKDKAPGGLRATFLGVDHPAVAADDVQALSDWYCDVLGYERWFLHQKAKTVWMLKAPDDTLLEIMPKDDTLRHNRTTWTPGWSHLALRVSDIEAAIAFLEQFGVIWGGDLTNAIGGGRVRNFFDPEGNMLQLLQRTASLPPLGE; via the coding sequence ATGAATCAAACAATTACGCAAAAAGATAAAGCCCCCGGGGGGTTGAGGGCTACCTTTCTCGGAGTAGATCACCCCGCCGTTGCGGCCGACGACGTACAGGCGTTGTCTGATTGGTACTGTGACGTGCTGGGGTATGAGCGTTGGTTTCTTCACCAAAAGGCCAAAACCGTGTGGATGCTCAAAGCGCCCGATGATACGTTGCTTGAAATTATGCCCAAGGACGATACCCTGCGCCATAACCGCACCACCTGGACGCCCGGGTGGTCGCATTTGGCGCTGCGCGTGAGTGACATAGAGGCGGCCATTGCTTTTCTGGAACAGTTCGGAGTAATATGGGGCGGCGACCTTACCAATGCCATCGGCGGTGGGCGCGTACGTAATTTCTTTGACCCGGAAGGAAATATGCTGCAATTGCTTCAACGAACAGCCTCTTTGCCCCCATTGGGCGAGTAA